The Acidianus manzaensis genome has a window encoding:
- a CDS encoding thiamine-phosphate kinase — translation MRLKDLGEHQFIQKYLSKYINENVLNNDVYSDGKKMYKIDGFSFSYIFPFMDYYDIGWKAVTAVASDIISSGGKPELVMSSLGIDPNFNVEDLELIFHGIYDASKYYGFKYVGGDTNSSDKIGWIDIAGTGKVVCNFNSNPERSDIIITGDLGYTSKVFISYLNNFKIAIDKNCLLKIKHPIVNKALIKIYSQFCNKIIAATDISDGILISLYSLSRRLNKTIEINEFPINSKILSDLSSFGYTINDILKYSGEEYESLIVVKHEVSEDLLKALSYYGFNPKIIGSINNEGNKIIYNNSEVKISGWDNFKGWY, via the coding sequence ATGAGGTTAAAAGATTTAGGAGAACATCAATTTATACAAAAATATTTATCTAAATATATAAACGAGAACGTACTAAATAACGACGTATATTCTGATGGAAAGAAAATGTATAAAATTGATGGTTTTTCGTTTTCATATATTTTTCCATTTATGGACTATTATGATATAGGCTGGAAAGCAGTTACTGCAGTTGCTAGTGATATAATTTCTAGTGGTGGAAAACCAGAACTAGTAATGTCGTCACTAGGTATAGATCCTAATTTTAACGTTGAAGATCTAGAACTAATATTCCATGGCATATATGATGCGTCAAAGTATTATGGATTCAAATATGTTGGTGGAGATACGAATTCTAGCGATAAAATAGGATGGATTGATATTGCTGGCACTGGAAAAGTAGTATGTAATTTTAATTCAAATCCAGAAAGAAGTGATATAATAATAACTGGTGATTTAGGGTATACATCTAAAGTATTTATTTCATATTTAAACAATTTCAAAATTGCCATAGATAAGAACTGCTTGTTAAAAATTAAACATCCTATAGTAAATAAGGCACTAATAAAAATATACTCTCAATTTTGTAATAAAATAATAGCAGCTACTGATATAAGTGATGGAATTTTAATCTCTTTGTATTCGTTATCAAGACGACTTAATAAAACAATAGAAATTAACGAATTTCCTATTAATAGTAAGATATTATCAGATCTTTCTAGTTTTGGCTATACTATTAATGATATTTTAAAATATTCTGGAGAAGAATACGAATCATTAATAGTAGTAAAACACGAAGTTTCAGAAGACCTTCTAAAAGCCCTCTCATATTACGGTTTTAATCCAAAAATTATTGGTAGTATAAATAATGAAGGAAATAAAATTATCTATAATAATTCAGAAGTAAAAATATCTGGATGGGATAATTTTAAAGGTTGGTATTAA
- the purB gene encoding adenylosuccinate lyase — protein MSICPLDWRYGSNEMRNIFSRESIIRYRIKVEIALLYALKKYNYVTDNDIKKVEEASENIDLQKIDEIESKVGHDVMAMTIWLAEKVGDSGRYIHFGATSYDIVDTAYALMFRDALKILKDKLIIILDKLVHLAIKYEDTIMIGRTHGQHALPITFGFKIANYIYEISRSLERIIDTEKRLLKIKFSGAVGTMAAWGEKGLEIEKSVSQYLDLPPHEIATQVAPRDGFAEIISDLSILGSQLDRFALEIRELMRPEIRELSEGVGNRVGSSTMPHKENPVTAEKISGLSRVLRGLCITELENIPLWHERDLTNSSSERIVLSHAFLIIDEMLDSLKDLLENLIVYPDKMKANLNISNGLIMAESLMINLTLKGLPRHKAHELSMKLSREAEKEGKTLLDMAIKDDEITKYLTKDELFNILNPENYLGETKQLISRAITYYNSIKEAYVLKAQNQK, from the coding sequence ATGAGTATTTGTCCTTTAGATTGGAGATATGGAAGCAATGAAATGAGAAATATATTCTCCAGGGAATCAATAATACGTTATAGAATTAAAGTAGAAATAGCATTACTATACGCACTTAAAAAATATAATTATGTTACTGATAATGATATAAAAAAAGTAGAAGAAGCTTCTGAAAATATAGATCTTCAGAAGATAGACGAAATTGAAAGCAAAGTAGGACATGATGTAATGGCTATGACAATATGGTTAGCCGAGAAAGTAGGTGATAGTGGAAGATATATACACTTTGGTGCAACCAGCTATGACATAGTGGATACTGCATACGCATTAATGTTTAGAGACGCATTAAAAATTTTAAAAGATAAACTAATAATAATATTAGATAAATTAGTTCATTTGGCTATAAAATATGAAGATACTATAATGATAGGTAGAACACATGGCCAACATGCGCTCCCTATAACTTTTGGGTTTAAAATAGCTAATTATATTTATGAAATTTCTAGATCTTTGGAGAGAATAATAGATACAGAAAAGAGATTACTTAAAATAAAGTTCTCTGGTGCAGTAGGTACTATGGCAGCATGGGGAGAAAAAGGATTAGAAATAGAGAAATCAGTTTCACAATATTTAGATTTACCACCACATGAAATAGCAACACAAGTAGCTCCTCGAGACGGATTTGCTGAAATTATTTCAGATTTATCTATATTAGGATCTCAATTAGATAGATTCGCTTTAGAAATAAGAGAGTTAATGAGACCAGAAATAAGAGAGTTAAGCGAAGGAGTAGGAAATAGAGTAGGAAGTAGTACAATGCCACATAAAGAGAATCCAGTTACAGCTGAAAAAATTTCAGGATTATCAAGAGTTTTACGTGGGCTTTGTATTACTGAGTTAGAAAATATACCTTTATGGCATGAGAGAGATCTAACAAATAGTTCATCTGAAAGGATAGTATTATCGCACGCATTTTTGATAATAGATGAAATGTTAGATAGCCTTAAAGATTTACTGGAAAATCTAATAGTATATCCAGATAAAATGAAAGCAAATCTAAATATATCTAACGGCTTGATAATGGCAGAAAGCCTAATGATAAATTTAACATTGAAAGGATTACCTAGACATAAAGCACATGAATTATCTATGAAATTATCAAGAGAAGCAGAAAAAGAAGGAAAAACATTATTAGATATGGCAATTAAAGACGATGAAATTACAAAATATCTAACAAAAGATGAGTTATTTAATATACTAAATCCAGAAAATTATCTAGGTGAAACAAAACAACTCATTAGTAGAGCTATTACTTATTATAACTCGATAAAAGAAGCATATGTTTTAAAAGCACAGAATCAAAAATAA
- a CDS encoding formate--phosphoribosylaminoimidazolecarboxamide ligase: MYITTLGSHSSLQILHGAKKEGFNTMVISDEKRENFYKRFQFIDKINKYSTLDDAVKLINSEIDSIFIPHGSLIEYLKMERVKKIEIPIFGNRNLFEWESNQKKKMSLLKDSNIHIPDSFENPEEVDRLVIVKLPGAKGGKGYFIAKNKSEVKEGLNKLLESKEISSIEDVIIQEYVVGIPMYFHFFYSPILKRVELTGMDIRYETNVDGLRRLPSNLTSDIEPTFVVAGNIPVIARESLLPKAFDYAENFVNTVKNKVPPGMIGPFCLESVVTEDLDIVVFEFSGRIVAGTNLYVEGSPYSWLYWDEPMSVGRRIAREIKLASIQNKLGEITS, encoded by the coding sequence ATGTACATAACTACATTAGGAAGCCATTCATCTCTTCAAATTTTACATGGAGCAAAGAAAGAAGGCTTTAATACTATGGTAATAAGTGATGAAAAAAGAGAAAATTTCTATAAAAGATTTCAGTTTATTGATAAAATAAATAAATATTCTACTCTAGATGATGCAGTAAAGCTTATAAATTCTGAGATTGACTCTATATTTATTCCACATGGGAGTCTTATAGAATATTTAAAAATGGAAAGAGTTAAAAAAATAGAAATTCCAATATTTGGAAATAGAAATCTTTTCGAATGGGAATCTAATCAGAAGAAAAAAATGAGTTTACTAAAAGATTCAAATATCCATATTCCAGATTCATTTGAAAACCCAGAAGAAGTTGATAGGCTAGTTATTGTTAAATTACCTGGAGCTAAAGGAGGTAAAGGATATTTCATTGCTAAAAATAAATCTGAGGTAAAGGAAGGTTTAAATAAATTATTAGAATCAAAAGAAATATCTTCTATTGAAGATGTAATAATCCAAGAATATGTAGTTGGAATACCTATGTATTTTCACTTTTTCTACAGTCCTATTTTAAAAAGGGTTGAATTAACTGGAATGGATATAAGGTATGAAACAAATGTTGATGGATTACGTAGGTTACCTTCTAATCTAACTTCTGATATTGAGCCAACTTTTGTAGTAGCTGGTAATATTCCAGTAATAGCTAGAGAAAGTCTATTGCCTAAAGCTTTTGACTATGCAGAGAATTTTGTAAACACTGTTAAAAATAAAGTACCTCCAGGAATGATAGGGCCTTTTTGTCTAGAATCAGTAGTTACTGAAGATCTGGATATAGTAGTTTTTGAGTTCTCAGGTAGAATAGTTGCCGGAACTAATCTATACGTTGAAGGAAGTCCATATAGTTGGCTGTATTGGGATGAACCAATGAGTGTAGGGAGAAGAATAGCGAGAGAAATAAAACTTGCTTCTATACAAAATAAACTAGGTGAAATTACATCATGA
- a CDS encoding formate--phosphoribosylaminoimidazolecarboxamide ligase family protein: protein MKIAALASHSALDVFDGAKDEGFSTIGLCKKGRERPYLEFKRIVDECIILNDFKEIPSDNIQQKLINENAIIVPNRSLAVYVGYDSLEQMKVKFFGNRKMLRWEERIGEKNYYKLLDEANIRRPRIYSSSDEIDSPVIAKLPEAKRRVERGFFFAKDRNDFENKLRILKEKKIVDEESIKDMVIEEFILGAYFNINYFYSPLYNRTEIISVDRRVQSDWDSFYKLPADIQLELNRTPRLIEVGHEPATIRESLLEKVFEIGYSFVEATKKLEPPGIIGPFTLQLTVTPDLDLVVFDVAPRIGGGTNAYMGIGSQYSKLYFNKPISLGRRIAIELKEAINTNRENLVII, encoded by the coding sequence ATGAAAATAGCTGCATTAGCCAGTCATTCTGCTCTAGATGTTTTTGATGGTGCTAAAGATGAAGGTTTTAGTACTATAGGCTTATGCAAAAAAGGAAGAGAAAGACCATATCTAGAATTTAAGCGGATAGTAGATGAATGTATAATTTTAAATGACTTTAAAGAAATACCAAGCGATAATATTCAACAAAAATTAATAAACGAAAATGCAATTATTGTCCCAAATAGAAGTTTAGCAGTTTATGTTGGATATGACTCACTAGAGCAAATGAAAGTAAAGTTCTTTGGAAATAGGAAAATGCTAAGATGGGAAGAAAGAATAGGGGAGAAAAACTATTACAAGCTTTTAGATGAGGCAAATATAAGGAGACCAAGAATTTATTCTTCTAGTGACGAAATAGATTCTCCAGTGATAGCTAAATTACCAGAGGCTAAAAGAAGAGTTGAAAGAGGATTCTTTTTTGCCAAAGATAGGAATGATTTTGAAAATAAATTAAGAATTCTAAAAGAAAAGAAGATAGTAGATGAAGAAAGTATAAAAGATATGGTAATAGAAGAATTTATATTAGGTGCATATTTCAATATAAATTATTTCTATAGTCCATTATACAATAGAACTGAAATAATTAGTGTAGATAGAAGAGTACAAAGTGATTGGGATTCATTCTATAAGCTACCTGCCGATATTCAGTTAGAATTAAATAGAACGCCTAGATTAATAGAGGTTGGCCATGAGCCAGCTACGATAAGAGAGAGCTTATTAGAAAAAGTGTTTGAAATTGGATACTCTTTTGTAGAAGCTACCAAAAAGCTTGAACCACCAGGTATTATAGGTCCATTTACATTACAATTAACTGTAACACCAGATTTAGATTTGGTAGTTTTCGATGTGGCACCAAGAATAGGAGGAGGAACTAATGCTTATATGGGAATAGGAAGCCAATACTCTAAGTTATATTTTAATAAACCAATAAGTTTAGGGAGAAGAATAGCAATAGAATTAAAAGAAGCAATAAATACAAATAGAGAAAACTTAGTAATAATTTAG
- a CDS encoding adenylosuccinate synthetase, translating to MLDILVGGFYGDEGKGKIASYLGLKDNPSISIRTGSINAGHTVIYNGKKWKIRIIPSAFVNQKTKLMLGPGALTSIEELTKEIKETNTENRLFIDYHTGIISEKDILDERNDENLMKGVGSTGQGVGYAESRRILRIAKLAKDYSELYKYLTDVPSILIEELTKGNKILAEGTQGTFLSLYHGEYPYVTSRNTTSSGILSEVGIGPKYVNNIIIIFKSFVTRVGNGTLEGELNEEEAKKLGIFETATVTGRARRSAPFNIKLAKKAIELNSATEIAITKLDAIFKDAYKVREYEKLPHEAKKWLEDIEQQLKVPITLIGTGEDSLDTIDLRREKIGEE from the coding sequence ATGCTAGATATTTTAGTTGGAGGCTTTTATGGGGACGAAGGAAAGGGTAAGATAGCCTCATACCTTGGACTTAAAGATAATCCTTCTATATCAATAAGGACTGGTTCCATAAATGCAGGACATACAGTTATATACAATGGAAAAAAATGGAAAATAAGAATTATACCATCAGCTTTTGTTAATCAAAAAACAAAATTAATGCTAGGACCCGGAGCTTTAACCTCTATAGAAGAATTAACAAAAGAAATAAAGGAAACTAATACTGAAAATAGATTATTTATAGATTATCATACTGGAATAATATCTGAAAAGGATATTTTGGATGAACGAAATGATGAAAACTTAATGAAAGGAGTAGGAAGTACAGGACAAGGAGTTGGTTATGCAGAAAGTAGGAGAATCTTAAGAATAGCAAAATTAGCTAAAGACTATTCTGAGTTATATAAATATCTAACTGATGTTCCCTCTATACTTATAGAAGAATTAACAAAAGGTAATAAAATATTAGCTGAAGGAACACAAGGCACATTCTTAAGCTTATACCATGGAGAGTACCCATATGTAACAAGCAGAAATACTACATCATCTGGAATACTAAGTGAAGTTGGAATAGGGCCTAAGTATGTAAATAATATAATAATTATTTTCAAATCTTTCGTGACTAGAGTAGGTAATGGCACTTTAGAAGGCGAATTAAATGAGGAAGAAGCAAAAAAACTAGGAATATTTGAAACAGCAACTGTAACTGGTAGAGCTAGAAGATCAGCACCATTTAACATAAAATTGGCTAAAAAAGCTATAGAATTAAACTCAGCTACAGAAATAGCAATTACTAAATTAGATGCCATATTCAAGGATGCGTATAAGGTTAGAGAATATGAAAAACTCCCACATGAGGCTAAAAAATGGCTTGAAGATATAGAACAACAACTTAAAGTTCCTATAACCCTTATTGGAACTGGAGAAGATAGCTTAGATACTATAGATTTAAGAAGAGAAAAAATTGGTGAAGAATAA
- a CDS encoding NAD(P)/FAD-dependent oxidoreductase, producing MYDVVIIGGGPAGLFAAYELSNYIKNNNYKILLVDKGVRASKRYCPLLSPKEKCTFCVPCHINYGLGGAGTFSSGIINLRPDIGGELQELMRSWDSAQELINYVDEILVKFGAPKDRLFKPNNEKVREIQKKAAKAGAEFVPILQRHIGTDKSPEVIENITNYIERSGIEISELTEVFQIEKSGNTFRMKTNKGEIESKIVLAAPGRAGAKWFYDQSKKLGIDTVPGPLDIGVRVEVESFITEELTTAVWDPKIIMYSRKYDDKVRTFCVNPNGYIMKEVYDDGTIGVNGETYANKKSGNTNFAFLATIKLSDPLEDTIEYGKSIARLMTRLGGEKPILQRLIDFEKGRRSTWERIDRSTVKPSLKDVTPGDISMGLPYRVVSDLIEGLERLDNIASGIYSSNTLLYAPEIKYYSVRTVVDSNMETVVDNLFAAGDGAGLSRGINVAAATGILAARGIINKLGIS from the coding sequence ATGTATGATGTAGTTATAATAGGTGGAGGACCAGCAGGATTATTTGCTGCTTACGAATTATCTAATTATATAAAAAATAACAATTATAAGATACTATTGGTAGATAAAGGTGTAAGAGCTTCAAAAAGATATTGTCCATTGCTTTCACCTAAAGAAAAGTGCACTTTCTGCGTTCCATGTCATATAAATTATGGGTTAGGAGGAGCTGGAACGTTCAGTAGTGGAATAATAAACTTAAGACCAGATATAGGAGGAGAATTACAAGAATTAATGAGAAGCTGGGACTCCGCACAAGAATTAATAAATTATGTTGATGAAATCTTAGTTAAATTTGGAGCCCCTAAAGATAGACTATTCAAGCCTAATAATGAAAAAGTAAGGGAAATACAAAAGAAAGCTGCTAAAGCTGGAGCGGAATTTGTACCTATTTTACAGAGGCATATTGGTACTGACAAAAGTCCAGAAGTAATAGAGAATATTACGAATTATATAGAAAGAAGTGGTATAGAAATCTCAGAATTAACTGAAGTATTTCAAATAGAAAAATCTGGAAATACATTTAGAATGAAAACTAATAAAGGAGAAATAGAGTCAAAAATAGTTTTAGCAGCACCTGGTAGAGCAGGAGCTAAATGGTTTTATGATCAATCTAAAAAACTAGGTATAGATACAGTACCTGGACCTTTAGATATAGGAGTAAGAGTTGAAGTAGAATCTTTCATAACAGAAGAGCTAACGACAGCAGTTTGGGATCCAAAAATAATAATGTATAGTAGAAAATACGATGATAAAGTACGTACTTTTTGTGTAAATCCTAATGGGTATATTATGAAAGAAGTCTATGATGATGGAACTATAGGAGTTAACGGAGAAACATATGCAAATAAGAAAAGTGGAAATACTAATTTCGCTTTTCTGGCTACAATAAAGCTTTCAGATCCATTAGAGGATACTATAGAATACGGAAAAAGCATAGCAAGACTAATGACTAGATTAGGCGGAGAAAAACCAATTTTACAAAGACTAATTGACTTCGAAAAAGGAAGAAGAAGCACTTGGGAAAGAATTGATAGATCCACAGTAAAGCCCTCATTAAAAGATGTAACTCCAGGTGATATTAGCATGGGTCTGCCTTATAGAGTCGTATCAGACTTAATAGAAGGTTTAGAAAGATTGGATAATATAGCGTCAGGAATATATTCATCTAACACATTGCTATACGCACCAGAAATAAAATACTATAGCGTAAGGACTGTAGTAGATAGTAATATGGAAACAGTAGTTGACAATTTATTTGCAGCAGGAGATGGAGCAGGATTATCAAGAGGAATAAATGTTGCAGCTGCTACAGGAATACTAGCCGCAAGAGGAATAATAAATAAGCTTGGAATAAGTTAA
- a CDS encoding Lrp/AsnC family transcriptional regulator, protein MVLMELDEEDKQLLMELEYNFPLSSTPYLDLSSKLGIREDELLSRIKTLIDNEIIKRIGMYINFRAKGMEGALVAADIPLDNLEKYRRISLGIHELTHNFIRNHPRYNVWLVIKAENRNQLDKKIESLMEEVNARDYVTLYSKKSLKLSVKYDIIRGISWSQVEELAEKVPTAEELGINKELLKQLSLPLPIVKRPFEDIAKKFNMSEDELVDLIYEMKKKHVVKDYGATLNGEKVGIKENAMLLLNTDNIEEGCNNIALNLREATHVVLRESNKPWDYLCYCMLHGRDKPTIYTAVKKAIELTNARSYMLLFSLDNLKPGIVI, encoded by the coding sequence ATTGTTCTTATGGAACTAGATGAAGAAGATAAACAATTATTGATGGAACTAGAATATAATTTTCCTCTTTCTTCGACTCCTTATTTAGACTTGTCTAGTAAATTAGGAATTAGAGAAGATGAATTATTGAGTAGAATAAAAACTCTAATTGATAATGAAATAATAAAAAGAATTGGAATGTATATTAATTTCAGAGCAAAAGGAATGGAAGGAGCACTAGTAGCTGCTGATATTCCTTTAGATAACTTAGAAAAATACAGAAGAATAAGCTTAGGAATTCATGAGCTAACACATAATTTTATTAGAAATCATCCAAGATATAATGTTTGGCTAGTAATAAAAGCTGAGAATAGAAACCAACTAGATAAGAAAATAGAAAGTTTAATGGAAGAAGTGAATGCTAGGGATTACGTAACTTTGTATTCTAAAAAATCATTAAAATTAAGTGTAAAATATGACATAATTAGAGGAATTTCATGGAGTCAAGTTGAGGAATTAGCAGAAAAAGTACCTACAGCAGAAGAACTAGGGATAAACAAAGAACTACTTAAGCAACTATCTTTACCCTTACCTATAGTAAAAAGGCCTTTTGAGGACATAGCTAAGAAGTTCAATATGTCAGAAGATGAGCTTGTAGACTTGATTTATGAAATGAAAAAGAAGCACGTAGTAAAAGATTATGGAGCTACATTAAATGGTGAGAAAGTAGGAATAAAAGAAAATGCAATGCTATTACTTAATACAGATAATATAGAAGAAGGATGCAACAATATAGCATTAAATTTAAGAGAAGCTACACATGTTGTTCTTAGAGAAAGTAATAAACCCTGGGATTATTTATGCTACTGCATGCTCCATGGAAGAGATAAACCTACAATATATACTGCAGTTAAAAAGGCTATAGAATTAACAAATGCTAGAAGTTATATGTTACTATTTAGTTTAGATAATTTAAAACCAGGAATTGTTATTTGA
- a CDS encoding prephenate dehydratase has product MHYIDPHGIYYLGPKGSFSHEAAIKFLGSIKGKLNDVATIANVFDSIKSVNDVGVVPIENSIEGPVNETLDNLYIHNNIYINAIIHLPIKLVLASSSAKKISDIKRVYSHYYAYKEAQNKLLKIGIKDVIPVESTSKAAIMSSKDYSSAALCSLFAAKLYNLNILADNLQDHINITKFAVISKKMNYRGKRTTILFTVPDRPGGLFKILEIFYRNNINLTMIYSRPLKSIPWHYYFYVEYEGSINFSLLNKIRQNTPILKIKGSYMVK; this is encoded by the coding sequence ATGCATTATATTGACCCACATGGAATTTATTATTTAGGACCAAAAGGAAGTTTTTCACATGAAGCAGCAATAAAGTTTCTAGGTAGTATAAAAGGTAAGCTAAATGATGTTGCAACAATAGCTAATGTATTTGATAGTATAAAATCTGTTAATGACGTAGGTGTTGTCCCAATAGAGAATAGTATAGAAGGGCCAGTAAATGAAACTTTAGATAATTTGTATATTCATAATAATATATACATAAACGCTATTATACATTTGCCTATTAAATTAGTTTTAGCTTCATCTTCAGCGAAAAAGATAAGTGACATAAAAAGAGTTTATTCTCATTATTATGCATATAAGGAAGCGCAAAACAAATTATTAAAAATAGGTATTAAAGACGTAATTCCTGTAGAAAGTACTTCTAAAGCAGCAATTATGTCATCTAAGGATTATTCATCTGCAGCATTATGTTCATTATTCGCAGCTAAATTATATAATCTGAATATTCTAGCAGATAATTTACAAGATCATATAAACATTACTAAATTTGCTGTTATAAGTAAGAAAATGAATTATCGTGGAAAAAGGACAACTATATTATTTACTGTACCTGATAGACCTGGAGGATTATTTAAGATATTAGAAATATTTTATAGAAATAATATAAATCTTACGATGATATATTCTAGGCCTTTAAAGTCAATTCCTTGGCATTATTATTTCTATGTAGAATATGAAGGGAGTATAAATTTTAGTCTATTAAATAAGATAAGGCAAAATACACCAATTTTAAAAATAAAGGGAAGCTATATGGTCAAATAA
- the ilvA gene encoding threonine ammonia-lyase: protein MNYLEYFDTIVKIKERISSYIHETPIDYSSTFSRFIGGNVYLKMENLQKTGSFKVRGAFSKILTLTDEEKKRGVIAVSAGNHAQGVAYAATTLGIKSTIVMPEIAPISKYLATKGYGANVILYGSYLHESMKKAEELVAEKNLVLVHPYDDINVILGQGTLGLELLNLNPDYVVVPIGGGGLISGISIAIKAKNRNVKIIGVQSSASPSLKVSKDLGRLVEVDPSYSIADGILVKSPSKLTFDIIENLVDDIVLVDDDEIAEAMALLLERNKTIVEGAGAASLAALLTSKIKIRNNQKVISILSGGNIDISLLARIMEKYLYKSKRIVKVKVIVPDKPGYLNKVLNYVAKIRGNIIDVIHDRISSDVKPGYTKIYVMFEISSSEAISMLLLDLAKEGIEAKVID from the coding sequence ATGAATTACCTTGAATATTTTGATACAATAGTAAAGATTAAGGAAAGAATTTCTTCCTATATTCATGAAACGCCAATAGATTATTCTTCAACTTTTTCTAGATTTATTGGAGGAAATGTGTATTTAAAAATGGAAAATTTACAGAAGACTGGCTCATTTAAAGTAAGAGGTGCATTCTCTAAAATATTAACACTAACTGATGAGGAAAAGAAGAGGGGCGTAATAGCAGTATCTGCTGGTAATCATGCTCAAGGTGTAGCTTATGCTGCAACTACATTAGGAATAAAATCTACTATAGTTATGCCAGAAATAGCTCCAATATCTAAATATCTAGCTACTAAAGGATATGGCGCAAATGTCATTTTATATGGATCGTATTTGCACGAAAGTATGAAAAAAGCGGAAGAGTTAGTAGCAGAAAAGAATCTAGTTTTAGTTCATCCGTATGATGATATTAATGTTATTTTAGGCCAAGGTACTTTAGGTTTAGAATTACTTAATTTAAATCCAGATTATGTTGTAGTTCCAATTGGTGGAGGGGGTTTAATTTCTGGTATAAGTATAGCTATTAAAGCTAAAAATAGAAATGTAAAAATAATTGGTGTTCAATCTTCTGCATCTCCTTCTTTAAAAGTTTCAAAGGATCTAGGAAGGCTAGTAGAAGTAGATCCATCATATTCCATAGCTGATGGCATCTTAGTAAAATCGCCATCCAAATTAACATTTGATATAATAGAGAATCTAGTTGACGATATTGTTTTAGTAGATGATGACGAAATAGCAGAAGCAATGGCATTGCTTCTAGAAAGAAACAAAACTATCGTTGAAGGAGCAGGAGCTGCATCTTTAGCTGCTTTATTGACATCAAAAATAAAAATAAGGAATAACCAAAAGGTTATTAGCATTTTAAGTGGAGGTAATATAGATATTTCATTACTAGCTAGAATAATGGAAAAATATTTGTATAAGTCAAAGAGAATTGTTAAAGTAAAGGTAATAGTACCAGATAAGCCAGGATATTTAAATAAAGTCCTAAATTATGTTGCAAAAATAAGAGGAAATATTATAGATGTAATTCATGACAGAATAAGTAGTGATGTAAAGCCAGGATATACTAAAATTTATGTTATGTTCGAGATTTCTTCATCTGAAGCCATTAGCATGTTATTGTTAGATCTAGCAAAAGAAGGGATTGAAGCTAAAGTTATAGATTAA
- a CDS encoding HIT family protein, with protein MEYLWAPWRSAYVSDTSKNSKRSSSCIFCDFIKQDNDKENLVVYRGKYSFVILNRFPYNPGHIMIVPYRHVSTLELLTNDEASEIFKLMKISLKAIRYIYSPDGFNVGINIGRVAGAGIESHVHVHIVPRWNGDANFMPIIANTKVLPESLEDTYNKLKAEIQKIGNEETLDL; from the coding sequence ATGGAATATCTTTGGGCTCCTTGGAGATCAGCATATGTTTCTGATACATCAAAAAATAGTAAAAGATCTTCCTCTTGTATATTTTGTGATTTTATAAAACAAGATAATGATAAGGAGAATTTAGTAGTATATAGAGGTAAGTATTCTTTTGTTATACTTAATAGATTTCCTTATAATCCTGGTCATATAATGATAGTCCCATATAGGCATGTTTCGACATTAGAACTATTAACTAATGATGAAGCATCAGAAATTTTTAAATTAATGAAAATAAGCTTGAAAGCTATAAGATATATATATTCGCCTGATGGATTTAATGTAGGTATCAATATAGGTAGAGTAGCAGGTGCAGGAATAGAATCTCACGTGCACGTGCATATTGTACCAAGATGGAATGGTGACGCTAATTTTATGCCTATTATTGCTAATACTAAAGTACTACCAGAGTCACTAGAAGATACATATAATAAACTAAAGGCAGAAATTCAGAAAATTGGTAATGAAGAAACTCTCGATCTCTGA